In a single window of the Flavobacterium ammoniigenes genome:
- the rho gene encoding transcription termination factor Rho yields the protein MFDISALKNMKLSELQDIAKLAKTIKFAGVKKEDLISQILEQQATSSVVENASGDVNADKPKRARILPAKKGTIQTQTIDNEIVANSPSLDAISAPVEAAENIGPKVVKFSKTAYEQKMAKKESSIANEGEQELPLETTDKEITEAPANNRKVNPNQQNKQNQNPNQNGNGNQNSNLKNKKNNFGHSDYEFDGIIESEGVLEMMPDGYGFLRSSDYNYLASPDDIYLSTSQIRLFGLKTGDTVKGVVRPPKEGEKFFPLVRVLKINGHDPQVVRDRVSFEHLTPVFPKEKFKLADKQSTISTRIIDLFSPIGKGQRGMIVAQPKTGKTMLLKDIANAIAANHPEVYLIVLLIDERPEEVTDMQRSVRGEVIASTFDREPQEHVKIANIVLEKAKRLVECGHDVVILLDSITRLARAYNTVQPASGKVLSGGVDANALQKPKRFFGAARNVENGGSLSIIATALTETGSKMDEVIFEEFKGTGNMELQLDRKIANKRIFPAIDLTSSSTRRDDLLLDPQTLQRMWIMRKYLSDMNPVEAMDFINDRFKKTRNNEEFLISMND from the coding sequence ATGTTTGATATTTCTGCATTAAAAAACATGAAGCTTTCTGAGCTTCAAGACATTGCTAAATTAGCTAAAACCATAAAGTTTGCGGGCGTTAAAAAAGAAGATTTGATTAGTCAAATTTTAGAGCAACAAGCAACCTCTTCAGTTGTAGAAAATGCATCAGGAGATGTAAATGCTGATAAACCCAAAAGAGCTAGAATACTTCCTGCTAAAAAAGGAACTATTCAGACCCAAACTATAGATAATGAAATTGTTGCCAATTCGCCATCTTTAGACGCCATTAGCGCTCCAGTTGAAGCGGCTGAAAATATAGGACCAAAAGTGGTCAAATTCAGTAAAACAGCTTACGAGCAAAAAATGGCAAAAAAAGAAAGTTCAATTGCTAATGAAGGTGAACAAGAATTGCCATTGGAAACTACTGATAAAGAAATTACGGAAGCTCCAGCAAACAATAGAAAAGTAAATCCTAATCAACAAAATAAACAAAACCAAAACCCTAATCAAAACGGGAACGGAAATCAAAATTCCAACCTAAAGAATAAGAAAAATAATTTTGGACATTCGGATTATGAATTTGACGGAATTATTGAAAGTGAAGGAGTGTTAGAAATGATGCCAGACGGTTACGGTTTTTTGCGTTCTTCTGACTATAATTATTTGGCTTCGCCAGATGATATTTATTTATCTACTTCACAAATTCGATTGTTTGGTCTAAAAACGGGTGATACTGTTAAAGGTGTTGTTCGTCCTCCAAAAGAGGGAGAGAAATTCTTCCCATTAGTGCGCGTTTTGAAAATCAATGGACATGATCCTCAAGTAGTTCGTGATCGCGTTTCATTTGAACATTTAACACCTGTTTTTCCAAAAGAAAAATTCAAATTGGCCGATAAACAAAGTACTATTTCTACTCGAATTATTGATTTGTTTTCACCAATTGGGAAAGGACAACGTGGAATGATTGTGGCGCAACCCAAAACGGGTAAAACGATGTTATTAAAAGACATTGCCAATGCCATTGCTGCGAATCATCCTGAAGTATATTTGATTGTTCTTTTGATTGACGAACGTCCAGAAGAGGTAACCGATATGCAACGCAGTGTGCGTGGCGAAGTAATTGCTTCTACTTTTGATAGAGAACCTCAAGAACATGTTAAAATTGCCAATATCGTTTTGGAAAAAGCCAAACGTCTTGTAGAGTGTGGACATGATGTAGTCATTCTTTTGGATTCGATTACTCGTTTAGCTCGTGCTTACAACACGGTACAACCTGCTTCAGGAAAAGTATTGAGTGGTGGAGTAGATGCAAATGCGCTACAAAAACCAAAACGTTTCTTTGGAGCGGCTCGAAATGTAGAGAATGGTGGTTCATTAAGTATTATTGCTACTGCATTGACTGAAACGGGTTCTAAAATGGACGAGGTTATTTTTGAGGAATTCAAAGGAACAGGTAATATGGAATTGCAATTGGATAGAAAAATTGCAAACAAACGTATTTTCCCAGCGATTGATTTAACCTCTTCAAGTACACGTAGAGATGATTTATTGTTAGATCCGCAAACTTTACAACGTATGTGGATTATGCGTAAATACCTATCCGACATGAACCCTGTGGAAGCGATGGATTTTATCAATGACCGATTCAAAAAGACTAGAAATAACGAAGAATTTTTGATTTCAATGAATGATTAA
- a CDS encoding DUF4293 domain-containing protein, with protein sequence MIQRIQTLYLVLSFIITGVLPFVFPLWSTVDGKEYLFMQNQLYVILFGLSTTLSLLSIISYKKRQHQFVIGRLNIILNLILLGLFVYHSLNLSGETPAVSEKGIGMFLPILAIVLLGFANKAIKKDEDLVKSVDRLR encoded by the coding sequence ATGATACAAAGAATTCAAACCTTATATTTAGTACTATCCTTCATCATTACGGGAGTTCTTCCCTTTGTTTTTCCTTTATGGTCAACAGTTGATGGAAAAGAGTATTTATTCATGCAAAATCAATTGTATGTAATTCTTTTTGGTTTGAGTACTACCTTAAGTTTACTAAGTATCATTTCGTACAAAAAGAGACAACATCAATTTGTAATAGGCAGATTGAACATCATATTAAATTTAATTTTATTAGGATTATTTGTTTATCATTCACTAAACTTATCCGGAGAGACTCCTGCAGTTTCAGAGAAGGGTATTGGGATGTTTCTACCTATCTTGGCTATCGTATTATTAGGTTTTGCTAATAAGGCCATCAAGAAGGATGAAGATCTTGTAAAATCTGTGGATCGATTGAGATAA
- a CDS encoding response regulator transcription factor → MEDTIKIYLADDHQVLLDGIHSLLNTIPNFEVVGFSLNGTNLYQQVIDYSAEILILDLNMPEKDGIEVIKEFSQKGIPCKVIILSSFDDLKLIKEVMRLGASGYLTKKCAGENIVEAIHAVHNGEDYFCNSVREKIFHLVTKDNQKVNHNFTLANTILTDRELEIITLISLELSGKEISEKLFISTNTVETHRKNIMKKIGAKNTIGLVKYAIVNNLIIP, encoded by the coding sequence ATGGAAGATACAATCAAAATTTACTTAGCCGATGACCACCAGGTACTACTTGATGGAATTCATAGTTTATTAAATACCATTCCAAACTTTGAGGTTGTTGGATTTTCACTTAATGGAACCAATCTCTATCAACAAGTAATTGATTATAGTGCTGAAATTTTAATTTTGGACTTAAACATGCCCGAAAAAGATGGTATTGAAGTGATTAAAGAATTTTCTCAAAAAGGAATTCCATGTAAAGTAATTATTTTGTCCAGTTTTGATGATTTAAAACTAATCAAAGAAGTGATGCGACTCGGAGCCAGCGGTTATTTAACAAAAAAATGTGCTGGAGAAAATATTGTAGAAGCCATTCATGCCGTACATAATGGAGAAGATTATTTTTGTAACTCTGTGAGAGAAAAAATATTCCATTTAGTTACCAAGGATAACCAAAAGGTAAATCATAACTTTACACTTGCCAATACTATTTTAACTGATAGAGAATTAGAAATAATTACGTTAATTTCCTTAGAACTGAGCGGAAAAGAAATCAGTGAAAAGTTATTTATAAGCACCAATACTGTAGAAACACATCGTAAAAATATTATGAAAAAAATTGGAGCGAAAAACACGATCGGTTTGGTGAAATATGCTATTGTTAACAATCTTATTATTCCCTAA
- a CDS encoding ATP-binding protein, whose protein sequence is MSLNRYRSIILLFFLLHGMSVFSFKKTPSKEEIGLELKSAIHLMREGKYDQSLIKCRHILRYAIFLNDYDLIASTYNTIGGNFDLFSNPEKSFFYYNKGLMYANKTKDSKLKNLLHNNLGNIYCFDKKEYKKGINHYKKSLEYSAIAKDSSQLLLTNLNIAWAFFDIKEFDQGYPYLQFVNKYHEKHGSDMTIVAINMLNAIYHADKRESSNAEYYFNKAIRLGKTSNEKFDLALTHQEYANYLKSIGNYKDAFENLLLYKTITDQINNEEKLNNARTEGLNLEIEEYKREVQKIEAQYKTQQEVLAQEKTMTRRKFFAIISIFLISIVLFYLYIQNSRLIQKNRLNGLRNKLQQNIINATLTGQEMERKKIAYFLHDNISALLSTAGIHLSIINSKSDQKNEELTKTITILNEVHEKVRDLSHELIPALLVRFGLFYAVEDVCEKNSNSKLQVEYESSIEKEKRFADEFEIKIFFIISELINNIIKHSNASIAKISIDLNQDQLQIKAFDNGKGFDTKQFNTAEGFGINQIKSRINGMNGKFIIDSKLDMGTIITIEVPIPSEN, encoded by the coding sequence ATGTCATTAAATAGGTATCGGTCTATTATTTTACTCTTCTTTTTATTGCATGGAATGAGTGTTTTTTCGTTTAAAAAAACACCTTCAAAAGAGGAAATTGGCCTAGAATTAAAGAGCGCAATTCATTTGATGCGCGAAGGAAAATATGATCAATCGTTAATCAAATGTAGGCATATTTTACGTTATGCTATTTTTTTAAACGATTATGATTTGATAGCGTCTACCTATAATACCATTGGTGGTAATTTTGATTTGTTTTCTAATCCGGAAAAATCATTTTTTTATTACAACAAAGGTTTGATGTATGCTAATAAAACTAAAGATTCAAAATTAAAAAACTTACTACATAATAATTTAGGCAACATTTATTGCTTCGACAAAAAAGAATATAAAAAAGGGATTAATCATTATAAAAAGTCTTTAGAATACAGTGCAATAGCAAAAGATTCGTCTCAGTTACTTCTTACCAATCTCAATATTGCTTGGGCCTTTTTTGATATTAAAGAGTTTGATCAAGGTTACCCTTACCTTCAATTTGTAAATAAATATCACGAAAAACATGGTAGTGACATGACTATTGTAGCAATAAACATGTTAAATGCTATTTATCATGCCGACAAACGAGAGAGTTCAAACGCCGAATATTATTTTAATAAAGCCATTCGTCTTGGAAAGACTAGCAATGAAAAATTTGATTTAGCATTGACACACCAAGAATATGCAAACTATTTAAAATCAATAGGGAATTATAAAGATGCTTTTGAAAACTTGCTTTTATACAAGACCATTACGGACCAAATCAATAATGAAGAGAAGTTAAATAATGCTAGAACAGAAGGTTTAAATCTTGAAATTGAAGAATACAAAAGAGAAGTCCAAAAAATTGAAGCGCAATATAAAACCCAACAAGAAGTTTTAGCTCAAGAAAAAACTATGACTAGAAGAAAATTCTTCGCAATAATTTCAATTTTTCTAATAAGCATTGTGCTTTTCTACCTTTATATACAAAATTCCAGATTAATTCAAAAAAACAGATTGAATGGGCTACGAAATAAATTACAACAAAACATCATTAATGCTACGCTCACTGGCCAAGAGATGGAACGTAAAAAAATAGCGTACTTTTTACACGATAACATTAGCGCATTGTTATCTACTGCTGGTATTCATTTGAGCATCATAAATTCAAAAAGCGATCAGAAAAATGAGGAACTGACAAAAACTATAACCATTCTAAATGAAGTACACGAAAAAGTTCGTGATTTATCACATGAATTAATTCCGGCACTATTAGTTCGATTTGGATTATTTTATGCTGTTGAGGATGTGTGTGAAAAGAATTCTAATTCAAAATTACAAGTAGAATATGAAAGTTCCATTGAGAAAGAAAAACGATTTGCTGACGAATTTGAAATTAAAATTTTCTTCATCATTTCAGAATTAATTAATAATATTATCAAACACAGTAATGCCTCCATCGCCAAAATTTCAATTGATCTAAATCAGGACCAACTACAGATTAAAGCTTTTGATAATGGAAAAGGTTTTGACACGAAACAATTCAATACTGCAGAAGGTTTTGGTATCAACCAAATAAAATCAAGAATCAACGGTATGAATGGAAAATTTATAATCGATTCAAAATTGGATATGGGCACCATCATCACAATTGAGGTTCCAATACCGTCAGAAAATTAG
- a CDS encoding metallophosphoesterase family protein, with protein MKKILLLSDTHSHIDDTILKYVAQADEVWHAGDIGDLSVTDAIKKVTPLRAVYGNIDDAQARLEFPLHERFLCEGVSVWMTHIGGYPGKYNPAIRAELERNPPKLFICGHSHILKVQFNKKLNLLHMNPGAAGKSGFHQVRTMLRFVINGEAIQDLEIIEIEKRV; from the coding sequence ATGAAAAAAATACTCTTGCTTTCGGACACTCATAGTCATATTGACGATACTATTTTAAAGTATGTTGCTCAAGCAGATGAGGTTTGGCATGCTGGAGATATTGGAGACTTGTCAGTTACGGACGCGATTAAAAAAGTAACACCTTTACGAGCGGTTTATGGTAATATTGATGATGCGCAAGCTCGTTTGGAATTCCCATTACACGAACGTTTTTTGTGCGAAGGAGTTTCGGTTTGGATGACCCATATTGGTGGTTATCCAGGGAAATACAATCCTGCTATTCGAGCCGAATTAGAACGCAATCCCCCTAAATTATTCATCTGCGGACATTCTCATATTTTAAAAGTGCAGTTCAACAAAAAATTGAATTTGCTACATATGAATCCAGGCGCAGCCGGTAAAAGCGGTTTCCATCAAGTGAGAACGATGTTACGCTTCGTAATTAATGGTGAAGCAATTCAAGACCTAGAAATTATAGAGATTGAAAAAAGAGTCTAA
- the truA gene encoding tRNA pseudouridine(38-40) synthase TruA gives MRYFIHLAYNGTSYHGWQIQPNAASIQETLNKAFSVLLQSEINLMGAGRTDTGVHAKEMYAHFDFETTFDISNLVHKLNSFLPKDIVIYDIIPVHEEAHTRFDATKRTYEYHIHQFKNPFLDDLSWYFHQHLDVDLMNEAAKLLFNYTDFECFSKVNTDVNTFDCTIFEAYWKQENDHLIFTISANRFLRNMVRSIVGTLVNVGLHKITLDDFTKIIESKSRDKAGFSVPAQGLYLTKIEYDYISK, from the coding sequence TTGAGATATTTTATACATTTAGCTTATAACGGAACCTCGTATCATGGCTGGCAAATTCAGCCAAATGCTGCTTCTATTCAAGAAACTCTGAATAAAGCATTTTCTGTTTTGCTTCAATCTGAAATTAATTTAATGGGCGCAGGTCGCACTGACACTGGTGTTCACGCCAAAGAAATGTATGCTCATTTTGATTTTGAAACTACTTTTGATATTTCGAATTTGGTGCATAAACTCAATTCCTTTTTGCCAAAAGACATAGTTATTTATGATATTATCCCTGTTCACGAAGAAGCACATACTCGATTTGATGCTACAAAAAGAACCTATGAATACCATATTCACCAATTTAAAAATCCATTTTTAGACGACTTAAGTTGGTATTTTCATCAGCATTTGGATGTGGACTTGATGAATGAGGCCGCCAAGTTATTATTCAATTACACCGACTTTGAATGTTTTTCGAAAGTCAACACCGATGTAAATACCTTTGATTGTACTATTTTTGAGGCCTACTGGAAACAAGAAAACGACCATTTAATTTTTACCATTTCAGCTAACCGATTCTTGAGAAATATGGTGCGATCTATTGTTGGAACTCTAGTAAATGTTGGTCTACACAAAATTACTTTAGACGATTTTACCAAAATTATAGAAAGCAAAAGCCGAGATAAAGCGGGATTTTCAGTACCCGCACAGGGTTTATATTTAACAAAAATAGAGTACGATTACATTAGCAAATAG
- a CDS encoding ABC transporter ATP-binding protein, which produces MKAKAFDTRLFKRILQYTKPYQLRFRGVIAFAISLSVFAALRPYLLKQTVDGYIKTHDQQGLLLYISLMGIVLLAEVFSQYYFVLWANWLGQDIVKDIRTKLFKHILSFRMKYFDHVPVGQLVTRSVSDIEAIARIFSQGLFMIISDLMKMVVVLFFMFYMNWKLTWIVIVAMPILVFFTRIFQRKMQVAFEEVRNEIANMNSFVQERVTGMKIVQLFNRENIEFDKFKNINDKHRKAWIKTILYNSIFFPIADIISSLTLGFIVLYGGFKILNGDSFTTFGDLFSYTMFIGMLFNPLRQIADKFNEMQLGMIAANRVFDILDTQDQIQDTGTIEAPLFDGNIEFKEIHFGYVPNEEVIKGIDLEVKAGQTIAIVGSTGAGKSTIINLLNRFYEINSGSIYIDHQNIENYTLESLRKQIAVVLQDVFLFADTIYNNITLNNPAISREEVLAAAQKIGVHEFIMSLPDNYDFDVKERGVMLSSGQRQLIAFLRAFVSNPSILILDEATSSIDTYSEELIQRATETITKGRTSIVIAHRLATIMNADKIVVMDKGLIVEQGIHQELIKKESGYYKNLYDSQFSAAN; this is translated from the coding sequence ATGAAAGCAAAAGCATTCGATACACGATTATTCAAACGAATTTTACAATACACTAAACCCTATCAGTTGCGTTTTAGAGGAGTAATTGCGTTTGCGATTTCGCTTTCTGTTTTTGCAGCCTTGCGTCCTTATTTGTTAAAGCAAACTGTTGACGGTTACATTAAAACACACGATCAGCAAGGATTATTATTGTACATCAGCCTTATGGGAATTGTGTTGTTAGCCGAGGTGTTTTCGCAATATTACTTTGTATTATGGGCCAATTGGTTGGGACAAGACATTGTGAAAGATATTAGAACCAAATTATTCAAACACATTTTGAGCTTCCGAATGAAGTACTTTGACCATGTGCCTGTGGGGCAATTAGTAACGCGTTCGGTTTCGGATATTGAAGCTATTGCGCGTATCTTCAGTCAAGGACTGTTCATGATCATAAGCGACTTGATGAAAATGGTGGTAGTGCTGTTCTTTATGTTTTATATGAACTGGAAACTAACTTGGATTGTTATTGTTGCGATGCCGATTTTAGTTTTTTTTACTCGAATATTCCAACGCAAGATGCAAGTGGCTTTTGAAGAAGTACGAAATGAAATTGCCAATATGAATTCCTTTGTTCAAGAGCGTGTTACGGGAATGAAAATTGTGCAATTGTTCAATCGAGAGAACATTGAATTTGATAAGTTTAAAAACATCAACGACAAACATAGAAAAGCTTGGATTAAAACCATTTTGTACAACTCCATCTTCTTCCCTATTGCCGATATTATTTCGTCATTAACCTTAGGATTTATTGTATTGTATGGTGGATTTAAAATATTAAATGGAGATTCGTTTACCACCTTTGGCGATTTGTTTTCATACACCATGTTCATTGGAATGTTGTTCAATCCGCTACGCCAAATTGCAGATAAATTCAACGAAATGCAATTGGGCATGATTGCTGCCAATCGAGTGTTTGATATTTTGGATACCCAAGACCAAATACAAGATACGGGGACAATTGAAGCCCCTCTTTTTGATGGCAATATTGAATTTAAAGAGATTCATTTTGGATATGTTCCCAATGAAGAAGTGATAAAAGGAATTGATTTAGAGGTAAAAGCGGGTCAAACCATTGCGATTGTAGGTTCTACAGGGGCAGGCAAATCTACCATTATCAATTTATTGAATCGTTTTTATGAAATCAACAGTGGGTCGATTTATATTGATCATCAAAACATCGAAAATTATACTTTGGAATCACTGCGCAAGCAAATTGCAGTGGTTTTGCAAGATGTTTTCTTATTCGCCGACACCATTTACAACAATATTACTCTCAATAATCCAGCAATCAGTCGCGAAGAAGTTTTGGCTGCCGCCCAAAAAATTGGGGTTCATGAGTTTATTATGAGTTTACCGGATAATTATGATTTTGATGTCAAAGAACGTGGTGTTATGTTGTCCTCTGGGCAACGCCAATTGATTGCTTTTTTACGTGCTTTTGTAAGCAACCCAAGTATTTTGATCTTGGACGAAGCTACTTCCTCAATCGATACCTATTCTGAAGAATTAATTCAGCGTGCTACCGAAACCATTACCAAAGGCAGAACTTCCATTGTCATTGCTCACCGATTAGCCACTATTATGAATGCTGATAAAATTGTAGTAATGGATAAAGGGTTGATTGTAGAACAAGGCATACACCAAGAACTTATCAAGAAGGAAAGTGGTTATTACAAAAACTTATACGATTCGCAGTTTTCGGCAGCTAATTAA
- the lpdA gene encoding dihydrolipoyl dehydrogenase → MKYDIIVLGSGPGGYVTAIRASQLGFKVAVIEKENLGGVCLNWGCIPTKALLKSAQVFDYLKHASDYGLTVSSFDKDFSAVVNRSRGVADGMSKGVQFLMKKNKIDVIDGFGKIKPGKKVDVTDKDGKVTEYSADHIILATGARSRELPNLPQDGVKVIGYRQAMTLPKQPKSMIIVGSGAIGIEFAHFYNSMGTDVTIVEFMPNIVPVEDEDISKQMERSMKKAGVTIMTNASVEKIDTSGKGVKAFVKTAKGEEVLEADILLSAVGIKTNIENIGLEEVGIATDRDKILVNAYNQTNIPGYYAIGDITPGQALAHVASAEGINCVEKIAGLHVEPIDYGNVPGCTYATPEIASVGLTEKAAKEKGYELKIGKFPFSASGKAKASGAADGFVKVIFDAKYGEWLGCHMIGAGVTDMIAEAVVARKLETTGHEILKAIHPHPTMSEAVMEAVADAYGEVIHL, encoded by the coding sequence ATGAAATACGATATTATTGTTTTAGGAAGTGGACCTGGAGGATATGTTACTGCTATCCGAGCTTCTCAATTAGGCTTTAAAGTAGCTGTTATCGAAAAAGAAAATCTAGGTGGAGTTTGCTTGAACTGGGGATGTATCCCAACGAAAGCTTTATTGAAATCGGCTCAAGTTTTTGATTATTTAAAACACGCTTCTGATTACGGATTGACTGTTTCATCATTTGATAAAGATTTCTCAGCGGTGGTAAACCGTTCAAGAGGAGTAGCTGATGGAATGAGCAAAGGAGTTCAATTCTTGATGAAAAAAAATAAAATCGACGTTATTGATGGTTTTGGTAAAATCAAACCAGGCAAAAAAGTAGATGTAACTGATAAAGACGGCAAAGTAACTGAATACAGCGCAGATCATATTATTTTGGCAACCGGAGCGCGTTCTCGTGAATTACCTAATTTACCACAAGATGGTGTAAAAGTAATTGGATACCGTCAAGCAATGACTTTACCAAAGCAACCTAAATCAATGATTATTGTTGGTTCAGGAGCTATTGGAATTGAGTTTGCTCATTTTTACAATTCCATGGGAACTGATGTGACTATTGTAGAATTTATGCCCAACATTGTTCCTGTTGAAGACGAAGACATTTCGAAACAAATGGAACGTTCTATGAAAAAAGCAGGAGTTACTATTATGACTAATGCTTCTGTAGAAAAAATTGATACTTCAGGAAAAGGCGTTAAAGCATTTGTAAAAACAGCCAAAGGTGAAGAAGTGTTAGAAGCTGACATTTTACTTTCTGCGGTGGGTATCAAAACCAACATTGAAAACATCGGTTTAGAAGAAGTAGGTATTGCTACAGATAGAGATAAAATCTTAGTCAATGCTTACAACCAAACTAATATCCCTGGTTATTACGCTATTGGAGATATTACTCCAGGACAAGCTTTGGCTCACGTTGCCTCAGCAGAAGGAATTAACTGTGTGGAAAAAATTGCAGGATTACATGTTGAACCAATTGATTACGGAAACGTTCCTGGTTGTACTTATGCTACTCCAGAAATTGCTTCGGTTGGATTAACTGAAAAAGCTGCCAAAGAAAAAGGATACGAATTGAAAATTGGTAAATTCCCATTCTCAGCTTCAGGAAAAGCAAAAGCTTCTGGTGCTGCAGATGGATTTGTAAAAGTAATTTTTGATGCGAAATACGGAGAATGGTTAGGATGTCATATGATTGGAGCTGGAGTTACGGATATGATTGCGGAAGCGGTTGTCGCTCGTAAATTAGAAACAACGGGACACGAAATCTTAAAAGCGATTCACCCACACCCAACCATGAGTGAGGCGGTAATGGAAGCTGTAGCAGATGCCTACGGGGAAGTAATTCACTTGTAA
- the cysK gene encoding cysteine synthase A, protein MQYNNILETIGNTPHIKINRLFGENKNVWIKLERANPGASIKDRIALAMIEDAEAKGLLQKDSTIIEATSGNTGIGLAMVAAVKGYRLILVMPESMSIERRRLMSIYGAEFVLTPREKGMKGAIEKAQELTAEIPHAWSPLQFENPANIEVHKKTTAQEIIKAFPNGLDYLITGVGTGGHITGCAEILKAHYPNLKVFAVEPEASPVISGGSPAPHPIQGIGAGFIPTNLHTDVLDGAIQVSKDDAFSYAQRAAKEEGILLGISSGASLAAVAKKIKDIPADATVLTFCYDTGERYLSIEGLFE, encoded by the coding sequence ATGCAATACAACAACATTTTAGAAACTATTGGCAACACGCCACACATCAAAATAAACCGACTTTTTGGTGAAAACAAAAACGTTTGGATCAAACTGGAACGAGCTAACCCAGGGGCAAGTATCAAGGACAGAATTGCATTAGCCATGATCGAAGATGCTGAAGCAAAAGGATTATTACAAAAAGACAGCACTATCATTGAAGCAACATCTGGAAATACAGGAATTGGTTTAGCCATGGTCGCTGCAGTAAAAGGTTACCGATTAATTTTGGTAATGCCCGAATCGATGTCAATAGAAAGAAGACGCTTGATGAGCATTTACGGCGCTGAATTTGTTTTGACTCCTCGTGAAAAAGGGATGAAAGGTGCTATTGAAAAAGCACAAGAATTGACTGCTGAGATTCCACACGCTTGGTCGCCTTTACAATTTGAAAATCCTGCCAATATAGAAGTTCATAAAAAAACTACCGCTCAAGAAATTATTAAAGCTTTTCCAAATGGATTGGACTATTTGATTACCGGAGTAGGAACTGGAGGACACATAACGGGTTGTGCTGAAATATTAAAAGCGCACTACCCTAACCTAAAGGTTTTTGCTGTAGAGCCTGAGGCCTCTCCAGTAATAAGTGGAGGGTCTCCTGCTCCTCACCCAATTCAAGGAATTGGCGCTGGATTTATCCCAACCAATTTGCATACCGATGTTTTGGACGGAGCCATTCAAGTGAGCAAAGATGACGCTTTCAGTTATGCACAACGAGCAGCAAAAGAAGAAGGAATTTTATTGGGTATTTCTTCAGGAGCTTCTTTAGCAGCTGTTGCCAAAAAAATAAAGGATATTCCGGCTGATGCAACGGTACTTACTTTTTGTTACGATACAGGAGAACGTTACTTGAGTATCGAAGGTTTATTCGAATAA
- a CDS encoding endo-arabinase, protein MKWKVILIAIICFSSNTYSQKSKEEIAIKKLLEKESATWRAKDVQGHTECWHIQPYSRILVSLPNGQTIDVPPTAMQNEKPESMGNGGFAVNSNYKMSINKNNAWVSHDELSTDAEGKRTWSYEIRLLEKIKGQWKLVGQSLHIYKREN, encoded by the coding sequence ATGAAATGGAAAGTCATATTAATTGCAATCATTTGTTTCTCTTCTAACACCTACAGCCAAAAGAGTAAGGAAGAAATAGCTATCAAAAAATTATTAGAAAAAGAATCGGCCACCTGGCGTGCCAAAGATGTTCAGGGACACACTGAATGTTGGCATATTCAACCTTATAGCCGAATTTTAGTTTCATTACCTAATGGTCAAACTATAGACGTACCGCCTACTGCAATGCAAAACGAAAAACCCGAAAGTATGGGTAATGGTGGGTTTGCAGTAAATTCAAATTATAAAATGAGTATCAACAAAAATAATGCTTGGGTTAGTCATGACGAACTCTCCACCGATGCTGAAGGAAAAAGAACTTGGTCTTATGAAATCCGATTGTTAGAAAAAATTAAAGGACAATGGAAATTGGTAGGACAATCGCTCCACATCTACAAACGTGAAAATTAA